cccaaggtgtgggggattttggggtgccctACGTAACGTTCCTCCCCCCATCCCAAGGTGGTGAAGGCCAAGGGTTGACCTGATGGCCTtgggggggcattttggggtgCCCTGacactgtcccccccccccagcacagggtgtgtggggggttttggggtgcccctgACCCCTatccatcccccccccagcccaaggtggggggattttggggtgccctAACGTTCCTCCCCCCATCCCGAGGCGGTGAAGACCAAGGGTTGACCTGGTGGCcccagggggggtggggggcattttggggtgccgtccccccgtgccccccccagcacagggtgcgggggggggttttggggtgcccctgacccctgtccccccccccccagcccaaggtGGTGTGGCTGAAGAACCAGGTGGCCATCGGGGAGGACCCGCGGTTCCTGGCCCGGCACAGCCAGGCGTCCTCACGCTGCAGATCCGCAAGCCCGGGCCCTTCGACGGGGGCGTCTACGGCTGCCGGGCCGTCAACGAGCTGGGGGAGGCGCTCACCGAGTGCCGCCTGGAGatccggggtgcgggggggggtccccaatatcggggggggtccccaatatcgggggggggtccccaatatttggggggggggggcctgggttCTGGAAAGGGGACGGTGGGGTCGTCAGTGAGCCCTCACCCAAGTGGAAGTTGGAGAtctgggggggttttgggggggtccctaATATCGGGGGGGGTCCCTCGACacccgggggggtccccaaatcCAGGGGGGTCCCCAGtatctgggggggtccccaaatattttgggggggggtcctggggtcTGGGAAGGGGACGGTGGGGTCGTCAGTGAGCCCTCACCCAAGTGGAAGGTGGAGAtctgggggggttttgggggggtccccgATATCTGGGGGGGTCCCTAATATCGGGGGGGGTCCCTCAATACCTGGGGGGGTCCCCCAATATCTTGGGGGGGGCCCAAATATCTGGGGGGGCAGCCTGGGGTCTGGGAAGGGGACAGTGGGGTTGTCAATGAGCTGCGGGAGGCTCTTAGCCAAGTGGAAGTTGGAGAtctgggggggttttggggggtcccTAATATCGGGGAGGGTCCCTCAATACCCGGGGGGTCCCCAAATCCAGGGGGGTCCCCAGTATCTGGGGGGGCCCcaaatatttgggggggggggggggcccggggtcTGGGAAGGGGACGGTGGGGTTGTCAGTGAGCCCTCACCCAAGTGGAAGGTGGAGAtctgggggggttttgggggggtccccgATATCTGGGGGGGTCCCTAATATCGGGGGGGTCCCTCAATACCTGGGGGGTCCCCAATATTtggggggggcaccctggggtCTGGGAAGGGGACAGTGGTGTCGTCAATGAGCTCCAGGAGGCTCTTAGTCAAGTGGAAGGTGGAGAtatgggggggttttggggggtcccCGATATCTGGGGGGGTCCCTAATATCGGGGGAATatcggggggggtccccaaatccgggggggtccccaataTTTGGGGGGGGGCCCCGGGGTCTGGGAAGGGGACGGTGGGGTCGTCAGTGAGCCCTCACCCAAGTGGATGTTGGAGAtctgggggggggtttgggggggggcatTGATAACTGGGGGCTCCCCAAtacctggggggggtccccaatacCTGGGGGGGGGATCCCCGGGCCctggggggggcagcagcagcccccccaacccctctctccccccacagTGCCCCAGTGAAGGCGACAGCGAGGCAGgacggtgagggggggggggggattaattgggggtgggtggggttaATTGGGGGGGTTGCATTTAATTTGGGGGGGTGTTTAGTTGGGGGGGGTGTTTAATTTGGGAGGGgttgtttggggggggtgtttaAATTGGGGGGGGCATTTAATTTTGGGGAGTGTTTAATTGGGGGGTGTTTAATGGGGGGGTAATTTCTGGGGTGTTTAATTGGGGGGGGAATAATTTGGGGCCGGTGTTTAATTGAGGGGGGGGGTATttaactggggggggggtgtttaatTGTGGGGGGGggtaatttgtttttttttttaattgggggGTGTTTAATTGCGGAGGGATTAATTTGGGGCCAGAGTTTAATTCGGGGGTTAATTTGGGGGGGCGTTTAATTGGGGGGGGTAATTTGGTGTTTTTTGAATTGGGGGGTGTTTAATTGGGGGGGTTGACTGGGGGGGGTGTAATTTGGGGCCAGAGTTTCATTAGGGGGgttaatttgggggggggtgttttaattggggggggggtggtgctTAATTCGGGGGGGGTTGGGGTAATTTGGGCCAGAGTTTAATAGGGTGGCtaatttggggtgggggtgtTGGATTTtggtgggtgctgccccccccccatgaCACCTCTCCCCCCCCAGAGCCGGAGGAGGTGGCCAGAGGTGCCCCCCCCGGAATAAAtggagcccccccagctcctggctgccccccccccggtgtACTGTCTGTCCttctgggagggggggggggggggtggtgacaATGGGGGATGACCCCCTGGtggtccccccccccacccccgtatCCATCTCCTGTCCTTGTGGGGGGGCTGCTGATGGCCAGGGGGGTCGTGGGGGAGTGACGGGGGGGGTGACCCAACaactgtgcccccccccccagcatccatCTGTCCTTCTGGAGGGGCTACTGGCGGCcacggggggggggtcccggggggtgcCCAGCAtcatggagaggggtgacaaaggggggtgtccccatggctgtgcccccccccccccccccgccatgtccctctgtccttcTGGGGGGGCTGGTGATGGCGGGGGGAGGGTCATGGGGTATGTGacaaggggggggggtgtgacacgGGTGGCCCCCCCGTGTTCCCCTGTCCTTttcgggggggcagggggtgggggacacagggggacacgtggggggacacggggaggggggacacagagggggctgggggggacatggggggacacggggggacatggggctgaggggacaggtcgggggggggggacacagcgaCACGGCtgaggggacaccggggggggggagggagggatggatgacagggctgaggggacaccgggggggggacacacacggggctgaggggacacagggcCACAACTGAGGGgacgcagggctggggctgaggggacacaagctgggggggcggtgggggacacagggatggggggggacgacacagggTGACAGCTGAGGGGACGCATGGCCGTGgctgaggggacacggggccatcgggggggacagggctgaggggacacaggctggggcgggggggggacacggccgtGGCTGAGGGGCCCCAGGCCGTGgctgaggggacacggggctgagGGCCCCCAGGCCGGCGTCCCCGCGGGGCCTCCCCTCACCTGCAGGAGGTCTCTGTCGAAGAGCGGACAGTCCCTCAGCTGCCCGCGCTCCCCCCCGGGGCCAGGCAGCCGTCGCAGCCGCCCCTGGGGAGGCCGGGGAGAGCCCCGGGAGGACTCACGGAAGCCCCGGGatggcggagccgccgccgccgctcaaGATGGCGCCGGGGGGGGCCCCACAAGATGGCGCCGGGCGGCTTCGCGCCCCTCGGCGGGAAAGGGCGCGCGGCAGGCCACGCCCCCTGAGCGGCGACCCCACCCCCTTCCAcatggccacgccccctccccgctTTGCCCCGCCCCGCATCCCCACGCCCCTATGTGGTAGAGCCCCGCCCCTTTCGGTGTAGCCACGCCCCGTCTCGCTTAACCACGCCCCCAAAAGACGTGGCCCCGCCCCCGTCCCGTCGTGCCCCGCGCGGCCAAGATGGCGGCCCCCGCGGTGGCGGCCGCCGCGATGGCGCTGCTGGCGCTgctcggggcggcggcggcggcgctgggcgccggcgggagctgccggggcggccccgggctgCGGGtgagcggcgggggccggggggggggaaccggcgGCACCGCGGGTTGAGCCGGGGACGGAAcccggcccgggggaggcggggggggggggggggggggggctgcggtcTGACCTGAGGCGCTGCGGCCTGGCCTGAGGCTCGCCGTTAATATTCATGAGGGGGCGTGGCTGCGCGTGGTTGCTCATTAATATTGATGAGGGGGCGGGAAACCCCCCGCGGGGGTGTGGGGAGCTGTTCAGTGTGCGGTCATTAATATTCATGAGGGCGCGGGCTCGGTGTAACGACGGCTTATTAATATTAATGAGGGACCAGTCATCTCGTGGCGGGGCCTGATTAATATTCATGAGGGGGCGGGCGTTGGCCCACGGTGATTGGTATGTGCGAGGGAGCCGGTCCTGCGCGCTGACGGCTCATTACTATTAATAATTGTCACACAATATGGGTTTGTAGCTCATTAATATTCATAAGGTGTGCCGGCTTGGCTAATGACAGCTCATCAATATTCAGGAGGGGGCGggcactgcccccccccccccccagcggcaATACTTAACGAGCGGGTGAGCCCTGACAGCTCATTAATATTAATGAAGGTGTGGCTATTACGGAGCGAGAGCTCATTAATATTAATGAGCACGGTTACAAAGCGGTTGGCGGCTCATTAATATTTATGCCCGGGCGGCTGTtactgccggggggggggggcctcgtTAATATTAATGAGAGATGACGGGTGCTACTTGAGCGGCTTATTAATATTCATGAGGGCGGGGgagtgtccccctccccagggtccccttatggggggggggtgtcccccgggTCCCCGTTACGGGGGGGGTTTGTCCCCATCCCGGTCCCCTGGGTCCCTTGTGGGGACaccctgggctccccagttgtCACCCTGCGCCCCCCCTCGCCTTGTCCccagtgtgtgtccccccccctcactttgtgtccccccccctcactttgtgtccccccccctcactttgtgtcccccccccacagcccGGCGACGCCGAGACCTGCGGCCTCTCCCTCCCCTTGGAGCACTCCTTCGAGCTGGGTGagttttggggcggggggggggacgggacaatggggagggggggtgacaCCCAGCCCCCTCTGAGTGtcaccttccccccgcccccccccagatGACACCCCCCGCTTCCGCAAACGGGGGACGCTGGCCTGGAGCCCCGGCCCCGAGCCCGGCCTGACGCTGGCCCAGAAGCAGCTCAACGAGGAGGAACGAGCCCAGCTGCGGGTCTgagggggggcacggggggggctttggggaggggggggggggttgtggccCTGGGGGGGTTAGCGGGGGTGGTGACACTGTCcttgtgtctgtgtcccccccccccccacccgccgcaGGAGGTGGTGCCGCTCGGGACGGGCTGTACCGGGTGCGCGTCCCCCGCAAGCCCCCGGCCCccggggaggagagcgggggcCACTACGTCACCTCCTTCGTCCGGGCGGTGagtgggggggctgccccccctccccccccccccgtctaaTTGCCCCCTgaccctcctcccccccccccccccggcccccccaatTGCCCCGACCCCAGCCGGGATCCCCAattgccccccggcccccccctgccAAGGGGGGTCAAGATGGGGtttgggggacacacacacacacccccccccagggaccccccagtTGCCCCCTGACccgcccccagggacccccagttgccccctgacccccccaggaTCTCCAATTGCCCCctacaccccccccccgggacccccaattGTCCCCTGACAGGGGGGGACCCCAAATTGgcccctgacacacacacacccccccccccaggaccccaattaGCCCCAATCCCCCCTCGCCGGGGCCCCCAGttgccccctgacccccccccccagggacccccagttgccccctgacccccccggGATCTCCAATtgccccctacccccccccccccgggacccccaattGTTCCCTGAcgccccccagggaccccaggacccccaattccccccaatccccccctccccgggcccccAGTTGCCCCCTGACCCCCCTCGGGGACCCCAAATTGcctcctgacaccccccacccccaggacccccaattccccccccacagggaccccagttgccccctgacccccccggCATCTGCAATTGCCCCCTACCCCCCCACCTCTGGGATACCCAATTGCCCCCTGACCCGC
The Chroicocephalus ridibundus unplaced genomic scaffold, bChrRid1.1 SCAFFOLD_587, whole genome shotgun sequence DNA segment above includes these coding regions:
- the EMC10 gene encoding ER membrane protein complex subunit 10, with protein sequence MAAPAVAAAAMALLALLGAAAAALGAGGSCRGGPGLRPGDAETCGLSLPLEHSFELDDTPRFRKRGTLAWSPGPEPGLTLAQKQLNEEERAQLRV